A region of the Candidatus Methanoperedens sp. genome:
CCTGCAGGAATTTTGCAACTGCCGTTGCATTCTGGTTATGCCTGTCCATGCGGATAGGCAGCGTCTTTATTCCCCGGATGATGAGCCATGAAGAGAACGGGGTGATGGAGCCGCCAAAGTTCTTTGCCGTATGCCTTGCTGATTTTATGTAATCCGAAGAACCCACAATTATCCCGCCAAGCGTGTCGCCATGCCCGTTCAGGTATTTTGTGGCGCTATGCACAACCACATCTGCGCCAAGCATAAGCGGCTTCTGGAGATAAGGAGTCAGGAATGTATTATCAACCATCACAGCTGCGCCTTTTTCATGGGCAATATCGCTTACGGCTTTGATATCTGTAAGCTTCATCGTGGGATTGGCCGGGGATTCAAAGAATACAAGTTTAGTATTCGTGCGAAAAGCTTCTTTTACATTTCGCGGATATGATGTATCGGTAAAAGTAACATCAACGCCATAATCTTTAAGTCCAGCGAACAGGTCGTATGTGCTTCCGTATATCACTTCATCGGCTATCACATGATCACCCCCTTTGACAGATGTGAAGACGGCCGTGGAAATTGCCGCCATGCCTGTTGTTTGCGCAAGCGCAGCCTCTCCGCACTCAAGGTCTGTCATTTTCTTCTCAAGCACTTCAGTCGTTGGGTTCAGGCCGCGTGAATACACATATCCTTTTTCACGCCCGCCCATCAGGTCTGCTGCGTGGGCTGCGTTCTTGAATTTAAATGGCGCTGTCTGGTAGATCGGGGTTGTGACTGACCCCGTGTCTTCATGTTTTTCTCCGGAATGAATG
Encoded here:
- a CDS encoding PLP-dependent transferase; amino-acid sequence: MNLKKPGFSTRAIHSGEKHEDTGSVTTPIYQTAPFKFKNAAHAADLMGGREKGYVYSRGLNPTTEVLEKKMTDLECGEAALAQTTGMAAISTAVFTSVKGGDHVIADEVIYGSTYDLFAGLKDYGVDVTFTDTSYPRNVKEAFRTNTKLVFFESPANPTMKLTDIKAVSDIAHEKGAAVMVDNTFLTPYLQKPLMLGADVVVHSATKYLNGHGDTLGGIIVGSSDYIKSARHTAKNFGGSITPFSSWLIIRGIKTLPIRMDRHNQNATAVAKFLQGHDLVKSVIYPGLPEHPQYELGRKQASGAGGMMAFLLEDAKDVPLFLDSLKLCALAVSLGETATLIQHPATMTHAVVPRQDRIRYGISDELIRLSVGLEDVSDIIHDLEQALGAIQ